In the Alistipes provencensis genome, GACAAAGGCCGCACGGAGGACATCGCCTATTTCGAGCCGTTCTATCTGAAAGATTTTGTGGTTACAACTTCTAAGAAGAAATTATTCTGAGATTTGCCGTCCTGACGACAAACCGCTAATACAGCCATGACGCGTGAGGACCTGATACGGCTCCTGTCGGAGCGTTTCTACGACAATTTTGCCGATGAAACGGCCCGGGCGGTGCTCGGGGCCGATGCCGTGGACCTGCTCTATGCGGTCGCCGTCGATCCGCATCCGGAACTCCCGAAGCCCGTGCGGCAGAAAGTGCTGTTTCGCGGGGCCTATGTCCTCGAACGCATTTATTTTACCGCTCCCGAACGTTTCATGCCCCATGCCGGGGAGTTCTGCCGGCGGGATTTTCCCGCGTGTGCCAACGCCAGCGCCCGGCGGCATTTCGGCAAGATCATGGCCGACCTGCTGGGGCGTTACGAGCCGGAGCCGGAGGCGCTGGACCGGATCGCCGAGGCGGCAGCCGAGTGGGCCGTCGATCCGGCAACGAAAGTCGCGGTGCGGATCTGGGCCGTCGAGGTGCTGAAAGGCTGCCGGGATCGGGTCGGCTGGGTCGCCGAATCGTGGGACGACATCGTGGAGGCGATGGAGCAGGACGCGACGCCCGGAATCGAATGCCGGATGCGCAAAAGCTGGCGAAAAGTCTGAAAAAATCCCCGCACTCAGGTTGCGGGGATTTTTCGTTGTTATTCGGCCGGTTCGGGCCGGGCCGGGGAATCTTCCGCGAAGTCGTCATCGGTATCGCCGCCGGCGATCTCGAGCGTGCGCGCCGCATGCTGGCGTTTGGTCTGCAGGCGGGCTGTTTTGCGCAGGCGTTCGCCGACGCGGATGATGTTGTCGTTGCCCGTGCAGAGGCGTTTGTGGGCGTCCTCGTAGGCGTCGCGGGCCTTGTCGAGCGCCGTGCCGACTCCTTCGAGCGATCCAGTGAAGGCAACCAACTGTTCGTAGAGTTTCAGCCCGCAGGCGGCGATCTCCTTGGTATTCTTGTCCTGGTCGTTGTATTTCCAGAGGTCAGCGACGAGTTTCAGCAGTGCGAAGAGGTTCGTCGGCGAGGAGATGATCACTTTCTTGTCGTAGGCATCGGACCAGATGGCCGGGTCGTTCTGCAATGCCGCGAGGAACGCCGGTTCGTTGGGGACGAACATGATGACGAAATCGGGCGAGTTCAGCCGCCGCTGGTACTCCTTGCGGCCCAGTTCGGTGACGTGCTGGCGGACCGATGCGACGTGCGCCGCGAGGTACCGCCGCCGCTCCTCCTCCGTGTCGGCCGAGGTGTAGCCCACGAAGGCCGTGAGCGAGACTTTCGAGTCGATGACGATGTCTTTTTTCTCGGGCAGGTGCAGGACCACGTCGGGACGCAGGTTGCGCCCATCCTCGTCCTTGATGTTGTACTGCGTCTCGTAGTGGATGCCTTTCGAAAGCGCCGAACTGTCGAGGATCGTCTCCAACAGCATCTCGCCCCAGTCGCCCTGCACCTTCGAATTGCCTTTCAGGGCGTCGGTCAGGTTCCGGGCCTCGGCCGAGATGTTCTGGTTGAGCTCCATGAGGCGTTTGAGCTCCGATTTCAGTTCGCCGCGCTGCGAGGTCTGCGTGGTGTAGATCTCCTCGACCCGTTTGCGGAAGTCGACGATGTTGTCCTTGAAGGGTTTCAGCAGGATGTCGATCGACTCCTTGCTGGTCTGCTTGAAATGCCGGGACTGCTCGCCCAGAATCTCCGTCGCCAAGTTTCTGAACTGTGCCCGGAAACGCTCCTCGGTTTTTTCACGCTCTGCGCGCTCGGCTTCGCGTTCCTCGGCGTTCCGCTGCCGCAGGGCCGCGATCTCGGCTTCGGACGCGGCACGCAGCGCCGCCAGTTCGGTCTCGGCGCGCGAGCGCTGTTCGGTCAGCGACCGCACCTGCTCCTCACAGCGCAGGCGGAACTCCTTTTCGGCCGAGGCGGTCTGTTCCGCTGCGGCCAGCCGGGCTTCGGCGGCCGAAAGACGGGTCGCGGCGTCGCGTTCGCGCGCATCGGCGTCGGCGAGCCGGCGGGGTCGCGGCGTCGCGTTCGCGCGCATCGGCGTCGGCGAGCCGGCGCGACTCCCTGCGCCACAGGAGCAGGGCGAAGACAAGGATGGCGGTCAGGCAACAGGTCATCAGTATGAAAAGAAGGGTCATGGCTGTTCGGTCGTGTGTTCCCTGCAAAAATAGCAATTTATTCCCGGAATCGGAATTTTCGGGACACTGTGTGATTTTATTTGCTCCGGATGGCGTATCATACGCCGATTTTTATAACTTTGTTTTCTGTTAGAATAACCCTTAAACATTGTATACTATGAAGAACCTTTTACCCATCGTGAAACTGACCTTCCTTGCGGCGGTGGCTGCGCTGATCGTCTCCTGCGGCGGGGCCGATTACCGGAATCTTCTGCCTGCCGATTCGTTCATGACGATGTCGGTCAACCCCGCATCGCTCATGGAGAAGAGCGGCGCGTGCGATGCCGCCCATAACCCGCTTCTCGACCGCCTCAAGGCCGAGCTGGGCAAGACGGAGAACTTCTCCGCCGAGGAGTCGGAATACCTGCTTTCGTTGTTGGAGAATCCGGCCGAATCGGGCCTCGACCTGAAAAAAGACCTGTTTTTCTTCATGTCGCTCGGCGGCGCCGATGTCAATAATCCCGAGGTGAGCGGCGGCCTGCTGTTCCCGGTCGGCGACAAGTCGAAACTGGACGCGCTGATCGCGCGGATCAACGGGAAGAGCGGCACCGAGACGGTGACCGAGAACGGCGTTTCGGTCGTGAAGATCGGCGAGGAGGCGGAGTTAGCCGGCGTATGCGCTTATAACGACCTCGCCTGCCTGCTATATTTCAAGGCCAATCCCGGCGCCGGCGTCGAGGAGCGGGTTCGGGAGCTGTTCGCCCAGAAGCAGGGCGAGAGTCTGATGGGCAACAAGGCCGCTGCCGCGCAGTTGGCCGGGCGCAACGACGTCAACATGGTGATGTCGTACGGCAATCTGTCGACCCTGATGAACAATCCGATGCTGAGCGCGATGCCCATGATGGATGTGCTGAAAGGCGCGGCGGTGACGGGGTCCGTCAATTTCGAGAAGGGCCGCATTGTCAGCGACGCCGCGGTGAAATACGAGGATAAGGAGAGCGAGAAGAAGATGAAGGAGTTTTACGCCTATGTGAAGCCCCAGACCGGTGCCCTGCTGCGCTATGTACCCGCCAACAGCATCGGTGCGGTTTCCTATGGGCTCGACGGCGAAAAACTCTACACGATGCTGGCCGCCATGCCCGGTTACGGCATGATGCTGGGCAACCCGATGATCAAGCAGGTGTTGGACGCATTCAATGGCGATTGTGTGATCTCGTTCTCGGGAATGACCCCGGACGGACGTTATCCGATCGCGTCGCTGCTGGTCGAGGTCAAGGACCCCGCCGTGTTGCAGACGATCGTCACGAATCTGGCGGGCATGCCCGTTCAGCAGACCGCCGAGGGGGAGTATATCTTCAGCATGGGCGACATCACGGTGCTGTTCGGCGTGAAGAACAAGGTACTCTACTGCACGACGGACGCGGCTGTGAAGTCGGCGCTCGACGGTACGAAAATCGAGTCGCTGACGTCGCTCGACGGCATCGTGAAGGGGAAGTCCGGTTCGTTCTACCTCGATTTCAAGGGGGTGAATACGCTGGTGGCCCAGATGGCCGGTGGGTACCGGACGCCGCAGGTGGAAGCCGCACTTGCGGTGCTCGGCATGTTCGACGATCTGGAGGCTTACGGCACGATGGAGGGCGGGAAGCTCGTCGTCAATATGGCCGACAAGGAGCAGAATGCGTTCAAGACCCTTTGCGACAGGACCGGCGAGATGATTCGCCAGTATATGCCGGAAGAGGGTGAAATGTAAACAAACGACGGTGGAGACACCGAGCAGCGGCCGTCCGGATTCGAACGGCCGCTTTTTCGAAACAGGATGTCTATGGAGTCGATAACTTTGCGGCAGGTGGTGCCCGATGCGTTTGCCGGCGACCCGGTTTTCCGGACGTCGGACGTGTGGGGGTGCGACGTGACGTTTCGCAAGGGGGAGTATTATCTGGTCGAAGCCGCTTCGGGGACCGGAAAGTCCTCGCTGTGCAGTTACCTGTACGGTTTCCGCACCGATTATGCGGGCCGTATCCTGCTCGGCGGCGAGGACTGCCGCACCTTTTCCGCGGCCCGGTGGGGCGATGTGCGGCGCCGGTCGCTGAGCCTGCTTTTCCAAGACCTGCGGTTGTTCGGGGAGCTGACCGTGGCCGAGAACCTCGCCCTGAAGAACGGCCTGACCGCATTCAAAACGCCCGGGCAGATCGAACGTCTGCTGGAAGCGGCCGGGATCGCCGCTAAACGGGATACTCCGGCCGGAAAACTTTCGTTCGGGCAGCAGCAGCGCGTCGCGTTCGTGCGCTGCCTGTGCCAGCCGTTCGATTTCATCCTGCTGGACGAACCCGTGAGCCACCTCGATGCCGCGAACGGCGGGATACTCGCCGGGCTGTTGCTGGAGGAGGCGCAGGCGCAGGGTGCGGGCGTCATCGTGACCTCGGTCGGCAGCCGGCTCGAACTGCCGTACCACAAAATCCTGACGCTATGAAACTGCTCTGGAAACTGCTTCGCTGCCATCTGAGCATGGCCCAGTTGACCGGGTTCACCCTCGCTGGGCTGGTGGGGATGACCGTCGTGCTGGGGGCTTTGCAGGCTTACCGCGACATCCGGCCGATCGTCGACCGGCCCGATTCGTTCCTGCGCGGCGACTACCTCGTGCTTTCGAAGCGCGTCAGCGCACTCAACACCCTCGGGCTGGGCGGCAATGATTTCACCGCCGAAGAGCTGGACGACCTCCGCGCCCAGCCGTTCGTGCGCGAGGTCGGGGCGCTGACCCCGGCGGATTACCGGATAACGGGCTCGGTCGGCATGGGCGGCATCAGCCTCTCGACCTACCTCTTTTTCGAATCGGTCCCCGACCGGTTTCTCGACGTGAAGGCCGCCGAATGGAATTACGAGCCCGGCGGCCGGGATATTCCCATCATCATCCCGCGCAACTATGTGAACCTCTACAACTACGGATTCGCCCCCTCGCAGGGGTTGCCGCAGATATCGGAGGGTATCTTCCGCCGGGTGAGCCTCGGCATTGACATCGCCGGGAACGGCCGTTCGGAGCAGTTCCGGGGCCGGATCGTCGGGCTGTCTAACCGCCTGAACACCATTCTCGTGCCCGATGCGTTCATCCGCTGGTCGAACGAGCGTTTCGGGAACGGTGCGGGCAAAAAAAATCCGGCGCGGGTCATCGTCGAAACCGACCGTCCGGTCGATGCCGCCATCTCGGAGTACCTCGCCCGCAAGGGGTATGAGGCCGAGGGCGACCGCCGCGACGACGGCAAGGCGACCCGCTTTCTGCAACTGGCCGCAAGCGGCGTGGCCGGAGTGGGGCTGGCGTTCAGCGGAATGTCGTTTTATATCCTGATGCTGAGCATCTTCCTGCTGCTGCAAAAGAACAGCGACAAACTCGGGAACCTGCTGTTGCTGGGCTACGCCCCGGCGCGCGTGGCGCGTCCCTACCAACTGCTGACGTTCGGGCTGAATTTCGGGGTGCTGGCCGCCGCCTTGCTAGCGGTGTGGCTGTTGCGACTGGCTTACCTGCCGTCGCTGGCGGCGTTGCAGGAGGGATACCAGCCGGCGGGCATGGGTGTTACGCTGCTGTGCGGCACCGGACTTGCACTGCTGCTTTCGCTGCTCAACGGGCTGGCGATCCGCCGGAAGGTAGGCAGCTTGGAACGCGGGAAACGCTGACGGGTTGCCGGGGCGGGATGTTTTGCCGGACCGCCTGCGATTCGGTTTTGCTCCTGTCCGGCTTTTTTATACCTTTGTAATTGAAAAAAAGAACTGCACCATGAACAGAATAGTAGCTCCCTCGATGCTCTCGGCCGATTTCGGACACTTGGAGCGCGACACCCGGATGATCGATGCCAGTGCGGCCGAATGGGTCCATATCGATGTGATGGACGGTGTTTTCGTCCCCAATATTTCGTTCGGCTTTCCCGTGCTGAAAGCCATCCGCAAGGCGACGCCGAAGTTCCTCGACGTCCACCTGATGATCGTCAATCCGGAAAAGTATGTGGCGCGTTTCGCCGAGGCGGGAGCCGATCTGGTGACCTTCCATTACGAGGCGTCGGACGATCCTGCTGTCTGCATCGGCCTGATCCGCGAAGCCGGGGCCAAGGTCGGTATCTCGATCAAACCGGCGACGCCGGTCGAGGTGCTGCGCGGTGTGTTGCCGCAGGTGGATCTGGTGCTGGTGATGAGCGTCGAACCCGGTTTCGGAGGGCAGTCGTTCATCCCCGGATCGCTGGAGAAGATCGCGCAGTTGCGCGCCATGGCGCGGGAGATGGGGCTCGAAACGATCATCGAGGTCGACGGCGGCCTTTCGTCGCGCAATGCCGGCGAGGTTTACGGGGCGGGAGCCGACGTGCTCGTGGCCGGAAACGCCGTATTCGGCGCCGCGGACCCCGGAGCCGAGATCGTGAAGATGCTCAACGCCTGACGTGCCGGGCCGTTTCCGCGTCGAGCAGGCTGCGCAGCTCGCGCAGGAGCGCATCGTCGCGGAACCACTCCGCACCGTAGGTCAGGTTGAAATCGTAGTCGAATCCGGCGGGATTGGCGCCCTGATTGTGCTGGAGGATGGTCTCGGCCTTGTCGAGCGCCTTGACCCAGCGGGCCTCGGGCGTGGCGCAGGTTTCGTACTCCTCCCAGAGCGCCCGGATGCGCACGGCCGCGGCATCGGGCAGCAGGGGCGCGAGCCGCTCCATGGCCGAACGTTCCGCCGCGGCTTTGACGGCGGGATCGGACTGCTCGACAGCGGGGATATCCCCTTCGTAAGCCTCCCCGAGATCGTGGACCAGACACATTGCGAGGACCCGCTGCTGGTCGAGTTCCGGCTTCTCGTCGGCAAGGACCAGTGCCAGCAGGGCCAGCCGCCATGTATGCTCGGCGGTGCTTTCGTGACGTCCGGTCGAGGTGTGTGCCGAGCGCAGGACGTTTTTCAGCCGTTCGGCTTCGCGCATGAATCGTAAATAATGCTCCAACTTTTCCATAACGGGGTTCTGTTTCGGTCTCCAAAGATACGATATGTCGGATTAAATCGCTAACTTTGCGGTGTTTTTAGATTCGCCATGATTTCACTCGACAACCTTACTGTAAGCTATGGGGGCTGGACCCTCTTCGATAATATTTCGTTCCTGATTAACCCTAAGGACCGCATCGGTCTCGTGGGCAAGAACGGCGCGGGCAAGACCACGCTGCTGCGCATCATCACGGGCGAACAGCAGCCCACGACGGGTGCCGTGACGCTCAACGGCGACTGCACGATCGGTTATCTGCCGCAGACGATGCGCGTGGCCGACACCACGACGCTCGTGGAGGAGACCGCCAAAGCCTTCGAAGAGGTGTTGCGGCTGGAGGCTGAGATCGCCGGTCTGACGCGCGAGATCGCCGAGCGCACCGATTACGAAAGCCCCGAATACGAACAACTCCTGCACCGCCTGAACGACGCGCAGGACCACTACCACATCCTCGGCGGCGAGACCCGCGACGCGGACATCGAAAAGACCCTGCTGGGCCTCGGGTTCAAGCGTTCGGATTTCGGGCGTGCCACGAGCGAGTTCTCGGGCGGCTGGCGCATGCGTATCGAACTGGCGAAGCTGTTGCTGCGGCGTCCTTCGATCTTCCTTCTGGACGAGCCGACGAATCACCTCGACATCGAGTCGATCCAGTGGCTGGAGGAGTATCTCAGGAACTACAACGGCGCGGTGCTGCTGATTTCCCACGACCGGGCCTTTTTGGACAACGTGACGAACCGCACGGTCGAGTTGTCGCTGGGCAAGATTACCGATTACAAGGTCTCCTATTCGAAATACGTCGTTCTGCGCGCCGAGCGCCGGGCGCAGCAGGTCGCGGCCTACGAGAACCAGCAGCGGATGATCGAGAAGACCGAGGAGTTCATCGAGAAGTTCCGCTACAAGCCCACCAAGTCGAATCAGGTGCAGTCGCGCATCAAACAGTTGGAACGGCTGGACCGTCTGGAGATCGAGGAGGAGGACCTCTCGACGCTCAACATCAAGTTCCCGCCCGCACCGCGGTCGGGACAGATCGTCGCCGAGATCAACGAGGCGGGGATGTCGTTCGGCGACAAGCACGTCTTCAGCGGCGCGAATTTCGTCATCGAGAAAGGCGACAAAATCGCGCTGGTGGGCCGCAACGGCGAGGGCAAGACGACCCTCGCGCGGATGCTGATCGGCCAGTTGACGCCCACCGAAGGGTCGATACGACTGGGGGCCAACGTCAACATCGGTTACTACGCCCAGAATCAGGACGATTTGATGGACGGCGAATTTACGGTCTACGACACGCTGGACCGTGTGGCGGTGGGCGACATCCGCACCCGTCTGCGCGACATTCTGGGGGCGTTCCTGTTCCGCGGCGAAGATATCGACAAGAAGGTGAAGGTCCTGTCGGGCGGCGAGCGGGCGCGTCTGGCGATGGCCCGTATGATGCTGGAACCCCGCAACCTGCTGGTGCTCGACGAGCCGACGAACCACATGGACATGCGTTCGAAGGATATTCTTAAAAACGCCATCATGAAGTACGACGGCACGGTAGTCGTGGTGTCGCACGACCGCGAATTCCTCGACGGCATGGTCGAGAAGGTCTACGAGTTCCGCGACGGCGGGGTGAAGGAGTATCTGGGCGGCATCTACTATTTCCTCGAGAAACGCAAGCTGGAGTCGTTGCAGGAGATCGAGCGGCGCGACGCTCCGGCCAAGGCCGCGGTGAAGGGCGACGAGCCGGCCGCGTCGGGAAAGCTTTCCTACGAACAGAAGAAGGAGCAGGAGAGGCAGGCCCGCAAGGCGAAAAAAGCCGTGGAAGCGATCGAGGCGGAACTGGCCGGAATCGAAAAACAGATTGCGGAGTACGACGCCCGATTCGCCGCCGCGGCCGAATACAACGAAGCCGACTACAAGGCTTACAACGAACTCAAGAACCGTTACGAGCATCAGATGCACGAATGGGAGAAGGCGTCGTATGAATTGGAACTCATCGAAGAACAATACAATGGATAATATCATTTTCGGGATTCGTCCCGTGGCCGAAGCCATCGAGGCCGGAAAGCAGATCGAGAAACTCTACATCCGCAAGGGCGCCGAAGGGCAGTTGATGCAGGAGCTGAAAGACCTTTGCATGCGCCACCGGGTGCATTTTCAGGAGGTGCCGGTCGAGAAGCTCAACCGTCTCACGCGCGGCAACCATCAGGGCGTCGTGGCGCAGACCGCAGCCATCGCCTATGTCGAGCTGACCGATATTCTGGAGCGGGTGCCCGAGGATGAAACGCCGCTCGTCGTGCTGTTCGACGGGGTGACTGACGTCCGGAACTTCGGGGCCATCGCCCGCTCGGCCGAGTGCGCCGGGGCGCACGGGCTCGTCACGCCGCTGAAAAACTCCGCTCCCGTGAACGCCGAGGCCATCCGCTCGTCGGCCGGGGCCCTCACGACGATCCCCGTGTGCCGCGTGGGGTCGATCCGCAATACGCTCAAGCAGTTGCAGGCCGAGGGTTTTCAGGTCGTGGCCGCCACGGAGAAGAGCCGCAAACTGCTTTACGACGCCGATTTCCGCAAGCCGACCGTGCTGGTGATGGGCGCCGAGGATACGGGCATTTCGAAGGAGGTGCTGAAACTTTGCGACGAGCAGTTGGCCATTCCGCTGATCGGGCATATCGAATCGCTGAATGTTTCGGCCGCCGCGGCCGTGATGCTGTTCGAGGTGGTCCGCCAGCGCATCGGGGAATAACCGGAATCTTAAAGAACCGCAGCCATGAAACACAGAATCGGAAATCTGGCCGCTATCCTGAAGACGGGTGCGGCTGACGTATTGCGACGGCACCCCATTGAAGCGGTGCTGCTCTTCGGGCTTACCGTAGCTCTGATCGTTTGCTATGAATGGGAGTGGAGGCCCGATGAACGGCTGTTGGTCATGGGGTGGGGCGCCGTGCTGCTGCTTGCGGTCAACTTGTTGGCAGGCCGGGGCGTTTGGCGCCGTATCTATTGGGTGGCGTGGGCGCCGCTCGTGCCGCTGGCCCTGTGGCCGGGTTTTCCGGACTGGATCGCTTCGGCACAGGCCGTGATTACGGTCGCGATTCTGACGCCGCTGGCGCTGTTGGCCTGCCGCCGCGCTGTCGACAACCGCCGGTTCGTCGCCGATGCGGTGATCTACCTGCGTTCGGGAATACTGGCCATGCTGTTCGCCTATGTCGCTTACGGACTTTTCGAGGCGATTCTCTGGTCGGCGGCCTATATCTTCGGATTCGGCGATGCCGAGTGGGTCGCCCATCTCTCGATGGATCTGTTGTTCACGACGCAGTTCTTCGTCGCGCCGATGCTTTTCCTGATGATGTTCGACCGCTGGGAGAACGCCGGGATTGTCGGATCGCGCATTCTGGAGGTACTGCTGAACTGGGTGGTGAGTCCGGCCGTGACGATATACGCCGCGATCCTCTACCTCTACATGGCCAAAATCCTCGTCACATGGACGCTGCCCGAGGGCGGCGTGGCTTATCTGGTCTTCGGATTCACGATGACGGCTCTCGTCGTCAAGGCGATGAGGACGCTACTCGAAAAACGCACGTTCGACTGGTTTTACGACCGGTTCAGCCTCGTTTCATTGCCGATTGTCGCCTTGTTCTGGGTCGGAGTCGCCCGTCGGATAGGCGAATACGGGCTGACCGAGCCGCGAATCTACCTTGTGGTGTGCGGCGGGGTGATGACGGTCTGCGTTTTGCTTTTCCTTTCGCGCCGCGCGGGACGTTATCTTTGGGTCGTACTCGCCGCGATGACGGCTTTTGCCGCTTTGGCCTACATTCCCTGTCTCGAACCGGAGCGCGTCGCCGTGCGGTCGCAGACGCAGCGCGCGGAGCGGGTGGCCGAACTGCTCGGACGTCTCGATGCCGACGGACGGCTTCTGCTGACGCCGATGCCGCTGGCCGATACGGTTCATAAGAAGGAGTACCGGCAACTCTACGAGTCGCTCGACTATATCCGCCGCGACAGTGCGGCTTTCGCGCGGTTCGGGGTGAAGAAGGACCTCGATGATCTGGCCGCGATCTTCCCCGAAGGGATGCGCGATTATGTGCGATGGGGGTATGTCACGGTGGTTGAGACCGTCAGCCGGGACATCGATGTCTCGCTGCCCGTCAACGCTTCGTTCGAAGTCGTCGGGGGCTATTCGCGTTACTACACGAACCTCAATTACTGGAGTAACGACGGGTATCGTTTCGACGGTGATACGCTGCGGCTCTGGCTGGGGGCGAAGCAGGTGATGCTGGATATTCCGGGAACGGAGTTGCTCGATGCCCTGTTGCAAACGAGCGGGTTCGAACCGGCGAAGGATTCCGTTCCGAACGAGGAGCAGACGATGCGGTTGCTGGATTACCGCAGCGAGCGCTGCCGGATCGTGTTCGACCGGCTGACGATCAATCGCGGGGATTCGCTCGCCACGCTCTCCGACGTTACGGTCCATTCCGTCTGGATGCGATGACATCGGTCTGGGTGCATCCCCGGCTGGGCGAGGTGACGCTCTCGCAGTCGGTGCGGGCGCGCCGCATTTCGATCTCGGTGCGTGCCACGGGGGCCGTGCGGCTGTCGTTCCCTTACGGAGTGTCGCAAAAACGCGCCTTGGCATTTCTCGACCAGAAAGCCGAGTGGATCGGGGCCGCGCGTGAACGACTGGCCCGCAAGCAGGCTTCTATGCCTCCGCAGTTGTCGCCCGCCGAGCAGAAAGCCCATGTCGAGGAGTTGCGTCGGGCCGCCAAGGCCGACCTGCCGGGCCGCATCGCGCGGCTGTCGGAGGCGACGGGTCTGAAATACGAAAAACTTACGATTCGCGCCTCGCGCACGAAGTGGGGGAGTTGCTCGGGGCGGAACCACATCTCGCTGAGCCTCTTTCTGATGGCCCTGCCGGAGCATTTGCGCGACTATGTGATCGTCCATGAACTCTGCCATACCGTCCACCACAACCATTCGCCGCGCTTCCACGCGCTGGTCGATCGCTTGGTCGGCGGGCGCGAAAAAGCCCTTAACCGGGAGTTAAGGGCTTTCACGATTCGTTGACCGGCGGCGGTTACCGCTGTCCGAGTACCTCCTTTTCCCCCTTGTAGGTGAACGCCATGAAGACGATCGAGAGGGCACAGGCTCCGATGAGCAGGACGAACGTCCAGTCCCAGCCGGCCTTGTCGGCCACCGAGCCGATTACGATGTTGGCCAGAATGGCCGTACCGAGGAAATAACCGAAAAATCCGGTCAGTCCGGCGGCTGTTCCGGCGGCGTTCTTCGGGGCGAGGTCGAGTGCCTGCACGCCGATGAGCATCACGGGGCCGTAGATGAAGAACCCGATGGCGATCAGCGATACGGTGACGA is a window encoding:
- the rlmB gene encoding 23S rRNA (guanosine(2251)-2'-O)-methyltransferase RlmB, producing MDNIIFGIRPVAEAIEAGKQIEKLYIRKGAEGQLMQELKDLCMRHRVHFQEVPVEKLNRLTRGNHQGVVAQTAAIAYVELTDILERVPEDETPLVVLFDGVTDVRNFGAIARSAECAGAHGLVTPLKNSAPVNAEAIRSSAGALTTIPVCRVGSIRNTLKQLQAEGFQVVAATEKSRKLLYDADFRKPTVLVMGAEDTGISKEVLKLCDEQLAIPLIGHIESLNVSAAAAVMLFEVVRQRIGE
- a CDS encoding DUF4836 family protein, which codes for MKNLLPIVKLTFLAAVAALIVSCGGADYRNLLPADSFMTMSVNPASLMEKSGACDAAHNPLLDRLKAELGKTENFSAEESEYLLSLLENPAESGLDLKKDLFFFMSLGGADVNNPEVSGGLLFPVGDKSKLDALIARINGKSGTETVTENGVSVVKIGEEAELAGVCAYNDLACLLYFKANPGAGVEERVRELFAQKQGESLMGNKAAAAQLAGRNDVNMVMSYGNLSTLMNNPMLSAMPMMDVLKGAAVTGSVNFEKGRIVSDAAVKYEDKESEKKMKEFYAYVKPQTGALLRYVPANSIGAVSYGLDGEKLYTMLAAMPGYGMMLGNPMIKQVLDAFNGDCVISFSGMTPDGRYPIASLLVEVKDPAVLQTIVTNLAGMPVQQTAEGEYIFSMGDITVLFGVKNKVLYCTTDAAVKSALDGTKIESLTSLDGIVKGKSGSFYLDFKGVNTLVAQMAGGYRTPQVEAALAVLGMFDDLEAYGTMEGGKLVVNMADKEQNAFKTLCDRTGEMIRQYMPEEGEM
- a CDS encoding HD domain-containing protein; protein product: MEKLEHYLRFMREAERLKNVLRSAHTSTGRHESTAEHTWRLALLALVLADEKPELDQQRVLAMCLVHDLGEAYEGDIPAVEQSDPAVKAAAERSAMERLAPLLPDAAAVRIRALWEEYETCATPEARWVKALDKAETILQHNQGANPAGFDYDFNLTYGAEWFRDDALLRELRSLLDAETARHVRR
- a CDS encoding ATP-binding cassette domain-containing protein yields the protein MESITLRQVVPDAFAGDPVFRTSDVWGCDVTFRKGEYYLVEAASGTGKSSLCSYLYGFRTDYAGRILLGGEDCRTFSAARWGDVRRRSLSLLFQDLRLFGELTVAENLALKNGLTAFKTPGQIERLLEAAGIAAKRDTPAGKLSFGQQQRVAFVRCLCQPFDFILLDEPVSHLDAANGGILAGLLLEEAQAQGAGVIVTSVGSRLELPYHKILTL
- the rpe gene encoding ribulose-phosphate 3-epimerase, which codes for MNRIVAPSMLSADFGHLERDTRMIDASAAEWVHIDVMDGVFVPNISFGFPVLKAIRKATPKFLDVHLMIVNPEKYVARFAEAGADLVTFHYEASDDPAVCIGLIREAGAKVGISIKPATPVEVLRGVLPQVDLVLVMSVEPGFGGQSFIPGSLEKIAQLRAMAREMGLETIIEVDGGLSSRNAGEVYGAGADVLVAGNAVFGAADPGAEIVKMLNA
- a CDS encoding DUF4153 domain-containing protein — its product is MKHRIGNLAAILKTGAADVLRRHPIEAVLLFGLTVALIVCYEWEWRPDERLLVMGWGAVLLLAVNLLAGRGVWRRIYWVAWAPLVPLALWPGFPDWIASAQAVITVAILTPLALLACRRAVDNRRFVADAVIYLRSGILAMLFAYVAYGLFEAILWSAAYIFGFGDAEWVAHLSMDLLFTTQFFVAPMLFLMMFDRWENAGIVGSRILEVLLNWVVSPAVTIYAAILYLYMAKILVTWTLPEGGVAYLVFGFTMTALVVKAMRTLLEKRTFDWFYDRFSLVSLPIVALFWVGVARRIGEYGLTEPRIYLVVCGGVMTVCVLLFLSRRAGRYLWVVLAAMTAFAALAYIPCLEPERVAVRSQTQRAERVAELLGRLDADGRLLLTPMPLADTVHKKEYRQLYESLDYIRRDSAAFARFGVKKDLDDLAAIFPEGMRDYVRWGYVTVVETVSRDIDVSLPVNASFEVVGGYSRYYTNLNYWSNDGYRFDGDTLRLWLGAKQVMLDIPGTELLDALLQTSGFEPAKDSVPNEEQTMRLLDYRSERCRIVFDRLTINRGDSLATLSDVTVHSVWMR
- the abc-f gene encoding ribosomal protection-like ABC-F family protein; its protein translation is MISLDNLTVSYGGWTLFDNISFLINPKDRIGLVGKNGAGKTTLLRIITGEQQPTTGAVTLNGDCTIGYLPQTMRVADTTTLVEETAKAFEEVLRLEAEIAGLTREIAERTDYESPEYEQLLHRLNDAQDHYHILGGETRDADIEKTLLGLGFKRSDFGRATSEFSGGWRMRIELAKLLLRRPSIFLLDEPTNHLDIESIQWLEEYLRNYNGAVLLISHDRAFLDNVTNRTVELSLGKITDYKVSYSKYVVLRAERRAQQVAAYENQQRMIEKTEEFIEKFRYKPTKSNQVQSRIKQLERLDRLEIEEEDLSTLNIKFPPAPRSGQIVAEINEAGMSFGDKHVFSGANFVIEKGDKIALVGRNGEGKTTLARMLIGQLTPTEGSIRLGANVNIGYYAQNQDDLMDGEFTVYDTLDRVAVGDIRTRLRDILGAFLFRGEDIDKKVKVLSGGERARLAMARMMLEPRNLLVLDEPTNHMDMRSKDILKNAIMKYDGTVVVVSHDREFLDGMVEKVYEFRDGGVKEYLGGIYYFLEKRKLESLQEIERRDAPAKAAVKGDEPAASGKLSYEQKKEQERQARKAKKAVEAIEAELAGIEKQIAEYDARFAAAAEYNEADYKAYNELKNRYEHQMHEWEKASYELELIEEQYNG
- a CDS encoding M48 family metallopeptidase; the encoded protein is MTSVWVHPRLGEVTLSQSVRARRISISVRATGAVRLSFPYGVSQKRALAFLDQKAEWIGAARERLARKQASMPPQLSPAEQKAHVEELRRAAKADLPGRIARLSEATGLKYEKLTIRASRTKWGSCSGRNHISLSLFLMALPEHLRDYVIVHELCHTVHHNHSPRFHALVDRLVGGREKALNRELRAFTIR